In Streptococcus uberis, a single window of DNA contains:
- a CDS encoding LPXTG cell wall anchor domain-containing protein yields MEIKQKHRKHALRKAVTAAVLAGTAFSSLGGFAGAVTTVKADEFISQMDDNDSEKLIRIAIEKRYEDDDATALEKLRTVLRDAKTETLNALMSGLDNARYDYSDSNSIYNLYATYIGSFSKENDDWTHKEKLTLASLLVQELKSRVKQNEQRGKELSKKEEELKEKEDQVLKALKEKRHLESELDEKKSEISKKEDELKEKEKEIAENNEELTSALGELYKAEETIEEKEAKVKDLEEKLESSKKNHAELAEEFEKTKADYEKELADKHVALGEAEKQNQDLTNENKELKENLGTAEEITNDLQKKVMNAEKAMKELEAELKSEKEALEAEKAKLAESEKANAKLTEERDAAKKEAEKVPELEEQVEKLVEEITAAKKEAEELQAKAEALEKDFEAVKAEKEKLEAEIAKMKEDHQKEVDALNALLADKEKMLKNLQDQLDKAKEEAMKNEQMSQEEKAKLQAELDKAKQELAEKIKDMPNKVAPQAEGKANAGQAAPNQNQNNQAQANQTKNGNNLPSTGDKPVNPLLVASGLSLMIGAGAFVYAGKRKKG; encoded by the coding sequence ATGGAAATCAAACAAAAACACCGCAAACATGCCCTACGCAAAGCGGTCACCGCAGCGGTCCTAGCAGGAACAGCCTTTTCAAGCCTAGGAGGCTTCGCAGGAGCAGTCACGACAGTAAAGGCGGATGAATTTATTTCTCAAATGGATGACAATGACAGTGAGAAACTTATTAGGATAGCAATTGAGAAGCGTTACGAGGATGACGACGCTACAGCTTTAGAGAAATTAAGAACCGTTTTAAGAGATGCAAAAACTGAAACTTTGAATGCTTTAATGTCGGGATTAGATAATGCTCGGTATGATTATTCAGATAGTAATAGTATTTATAACTTATATGCTACCTATATCGGTTCGTTTTCAAAAGAAAATGATGATTGGACTCATAAAGAAAAGTTAACACTTGCATCACTTTTAGTACAAGAACTTAAAAGTAGGGTAAAGCAAAATGAACAAAGAGGAAAAGAACTTTCCAAAAAGGAAGAAGAGCTAAAAGAGAAAGAAGATCAAGTTCTAAAAGCATTAAAAGAAAAAAGACATTTAGAGTCTGAACTAGATGAAAAAAAATCAGAAATTTCTAAGAAAGAAGATGAGCTTAAAGAAAAAGAGAAAGAAATTGCGGAAAATAATGAAGAGTTAACAAGTGCTTTAGGTGAACTTTATAAGGCTGAAGAAACAATTGAAGAAAAAGAAGCTAAAGTTAAAGATTTAGAAGAAAAACTTGAATCTTCAAAGAAAAACCATGCGGAGCTTGCTGAAGAGTTCGAAAAAACAAAAGCTGACTACGAGAAAGAATTAGCTGATAAACACGTTGCTTTAGGTGAAGCCGAAAAACAAAATCAGGATTTAACTAACGAAAACAAAGAACTGAAAGAAAACTTAGGTACAGCCGAAGAAATTACAAACGATCTTCAAAAGAAAGTCATGAATGCTGAAAAAGCCATGAAAGAACTTGAAGCAGAATTGAAATCTGAAAAAGAAGCTTTGGAAGCTGAGAAAGCTAAGTTAGCTGAGTCAGAAAAAGCTAATGCAAAACTGACTGAAGAACGTGATGCTGCTAAGAAAGAAGCAGAAAAAGTTCCTGAACTAGAAGAGCAAGTTGAAAAATTAGTTGAAGAAATTACTGCTGCTAAGAAAGAAGCGGAAGAACTTCAAGCTAAAGCAGAAGCTCTTGAAAAAGACTTTGAAGCCGTTAAAGCTGAGAAAGAAAAACTTGAAGCAGAGATTGCTAAGATGAAAGAAGACCACCAAAAAGAAGTGGACGCTCTCAATGCACTCCTTGCTGATAAAGAGAAAATGCTTAAGAACTTGCAAGACCAGCTTGACAAAGCTAAAGAAGAAGCTATGAAGAACGAGCAAATGAGCCAAGAGGAAAAAGCCAAATTGCAAGCTGAGTTGGACAAAGCTAAACAAGAATTGGCAGAAAAAATCAAAGACATGCCAAACAAAGTGGCTCCTCAAGCCGAAGGCAAAGCCAACGCAGGTCAAGCAGCTCCAAACCAAAACCAAAACAACCAAGCACAAGCAAATCAAACTAAGAACGGCAACAACCTCCCATCAACAGGTGACAAACCAGTTAACCCACTCCTAGTGGCAAGTGGTCTCTCCCTCATGATCGGAGCAGGTGCCTTCGTCTACGCCGGCAAACGCAAAAAAGGCTAA
- a CDS encoding M protein trans-acting positive regulator PRD domain-containing protein gives MYIKQNLFSNQQLRGLKLAVLLNHGEEPSDYTHICRHLHCSFLTLQTEIAHLASFGEVRALPYVEPHLEVQYRPEFGPQKLFQSILNETPSMRLVEALFYKDFDSLEELAEALFTSLSTLKRLIKRTNVYLQLGFNCVINVRSVRIVGPEHSVRLLYLKYFTEVYDYYAWPFLDSINEIALTSLVDVTTSKFSHRVTHSLFAYLKIMSAVNLIRFSKGYRVNEVYPRSYSLYEKLKEDPTFLHLSELFWRDFGKPLDQVALSEMFSTYFRQDLILNAELDRQNTDKEVEGVTYEDMLETLEGIEERFGMVIANKSEISLLIYNALILKEHDIYENFLVYDYREPYIAYFKDSYPKLLEAFQEALSSPFKAKGVELAKERQNHLLYILLVNWDNLFFHISRAIDKQKVLVVEKGTCNSGQFLIAYAGQYFDIAIHEHHQIDMHKIKEEYDVVLTDQTLEVVDGVDIIYFSQLVPSIALEKLNKFLKKKIQKHFLEEPKEE, from the coding sequence ATGTATATCAAACAAAACCTTTTTTCCAATCAGCAATTACGCGGCCTCAAACTGGCCGTTCTCTTGAACCATGGTGAGGAACCTAGTGACTATACCCACATTTGCCGGCACTTGCACTGTTCCTTTTTAACCTTGCAAACAGAGATTGCACATTTAGCTTCCTTTGGAGAAGTTCGGGCTCTCCCTTATGTGGAACCCCATTTGGAAGTTCAGTACCGACCAGAATTTGGTCCACAAAAATTGTTTCAATCCATCTTAAACGAGACCCCCTCGATGCGCTTGGTAGAAGCTCTCTTTTATAAGGACTTTGACTCTTTAGAAGAACTGGCGGAAGCTCTTTTTACCAGCTTATCTACTTTAAAACGGCTGATTAAGCGTACCAATGTTTATTTACAGTTGGGGTTTAATTGCGTGATTAACGTTCGATCGGTACGCATCGTTGGTCCTGAGCACTCGGTTCGCTTGCTCTATTTGAAATATTTTACCGAAGTCTACGACTACTACGCTTGGCCATTCTTAGATAGTATCAACGAGATTGCTCTGACAAGCTTAGTAGATGTGACAACCAGTAAGTTCTCTCATCGAGTGACGCATTCGCTCTTTGCCTACTTGAAAATCATGAGCGCGGTCAATCTGATCCGTTTTTCCAAAGGTTATCGTGTTAATGAAGTCTACCCGCGCAGCTATTCCCTTTATGAAAAGCTTAAAGAGGATCCGACTTTTCTGCATCTTTCCGAACTCTTTTGGCGTGACTTTGGCAAACCTTTAGACCAGGTGGCTTTGTCGGAGATGTTTTCGACTTATTTTCGTCAAGACTTGATTTTAAATGCCGAATTGGATCGGCAAAACACGGATAAGGAAGTTGAAGGGGTGACCTATGAGGACATGCTTGAGACTTTGGAGGGGATTGAAGAGCGTTTCGGGATGGTCATTGCTAATAAGTCGGAAATCAGTCTCTTGATTTACAATGCCTTGATTTTAAAAGAACATGATATCTATGAAAACTTTTTGGTTTATGACTACCGAGAGCCATATATTGCCTACTTTAAGGACAGTTATCCTAAGCTTTTAGAGGCCTTTCAGGAGGCTTTGTCATCCCCTTTTAAAGCCAAGGGCGTGGAGCTAGCCAAAGAAAGGCAGAACCACTTACTTTACATTTTATTGGTCAATTGGGACAATCTTTTCTTCCACATTAGCCGTGCTATTGATAAGCAAAAGGTCTTGGTGGTGGAAAAGGGAACCTGCAATTCCGGTCAGTTTTTAATTGCTTATGCCGGTCAGTACTTTGACATTGCTATTCATGAGCATCACCAGATTGATATGCACAAGATCAAAGAGGAGTACGATGTGGTGCTGACCGATCAGACCTTAGAAGTGGTAGATGGTGTCGACATCATCTACTTTAGCCAGCTAGTGCCAAGCATCGCCTTGGAAAAACTGAACAAGTTCCTCAAGAAAAAAATTCAGAAGCATTTCTTAGAAGAACCGAAGGAAGAATAA